A genomic segment from Halorubrum depositum encodes:
- a CDS encoding nucleoside phosphorylase — MTDPSDSDASPLFEAKAFDEPSVFAPEALMENARRQKDLPERPVPDICVLDPDGDVVRQLAATGAAREDETWPGYHTDLYRFERDGEEFGIVGRAVGASFAVLVAEQLFAAGCELLVSVTSSGRIVPRDDPPYFVLIERALRDEGTSHHYRSSGRYARLDPDLRDSVERACESVSRPVYAGATWTTDAPFRETETAIERARSEGVLAVEMEAAALYAFAEARDRPVVCFAHVTNQMGQTEEDFEKGEADGSRDALEAIDAAAAAWRGSD, encoded by the coding sequence ATGACCGACCCGTCCGACTCGGACGCGTCCCCGCTCTTCGAGGCGAAGGCGTTCGACGAGCCGTCCGTCTTCGCGCCGGAGGCCCTCATGGAGAACGCCCGACGGCAGAAGGATCTCCCGGAGCGGCCGGTCCCGGATATCTGCGTGCTCGACCCGGACGGGGACGTCGTCCGCCAGTTGGCGGCCACGGGCGCGGCGCGGGAGGACGAGACGTGGCCGGGCTACCACACCGACCTCTATCGGTTCGAACGGGACGGCGAGGAGTTCGGGATCGTGGGGCGCGCCGTCGGGGCCTCGTTCGCCGTCCTCGTCGCGGAGCAGCTGTTCGCCGCCGGCTGCGAGCTCCTCGTGAGCGTCACCTCCTCGGGGCGGATCGTCCCGAGGGACGACCCTCCCTACTTCGTGCTCATCGAGCGCGCGCTCCGGGACGAGGGGACGAGTCATCACTACCGGTCGTCGGGTCGGTACGCGCGCCTCGATCCCGACCTCCGAGACTCGGTCGAGCGGGCGTGCGAATCGGTGTCTCGGCCGGTGTACGCTGGCGCGACGTGGACGACGGACGCCCCCTTCCGGGAGACTGAGACCGCGATCGAACGCGCCCGGTCCGAGGGGGTGCTCGCGGTGGAGATGGAGGCGGCGGCGCTATACGCGTTCGCGGAGGCTCGGGACCGGCCGGTCGTCTGCTTCGCGCACGTGACCAACCAGATGGGGCAGACCGAGGAGGACTTCGAGAAGGGGGAGGCGGACGGCAGCCGAGACGCCCTGGAGGCGATCGACGCGGCCGCCGCGGCCTGGCGCGGATCGGACTGA
- a CDS encoding HD domain-containing protein, with protein MPGDESKSDPELALDALLDAYALKDERRTGWQLRGVDEPESVAAHAWGVAYLVLALGDRFREDLPGLDLDRALRLAVVHDVAEAETGDVATRADSTADPVDRAAKEAAEREAMRDLAGPLPDRVRDAWEAYEARGSPEAVLVKECDLLDVCLQAVVYECDARYDPAAGEPDAFREYDDLDEFFATTEPRLRTATGRALFDRLRDRYRGARDGA; from the coding sequence ATGCCGGGAGACGAATCGAAATCCGATCCCGAACTCGCCCTCGACGCCCTCCTCGACGCCTACGCGCTCAAAGACGAGCGGCGCACGGGCTGGCAGCTCCGCGGCGTCGACGAGCCCGAGTCGGTCGCCGCGCACGCGTGGGGCGTCGCCTACCTCGTCTTAGCCCTCGGCGACCGATTCCGCGAGGACCTCCCCGGGCTCGACCTCGACCGCGCGCTCCGGCTCGCCGTGGTCCACGACGTCGCCGAGGCGGAGACGGGCGACGTCGCGACGCGCGCCGACTCGACCGCGGACCCGGTGGACCGGGCCGCGAAGGAGGCCGCCGAGCGCGAGGCGATGCGCGACCTCGCCGGCCCGCTCCCCGACCGCGTCCGCGACGCGTGGGAGGCGTACGAGGCCCGCGGCTCGCCGGAGGCCGTGCTCGTCAAGGAGTGCGACCTGCTCGACGTCTGCCTGCAGGCGGTGGTCTACGAGTGCGACGCCCGGTACGACCCCGCCGCCGGCGAGCCGGACGCCTTCCGCGAGTACGACGACCTCGACGAGTTCTTCGCGACGACGGAACCCCGCCTGCGAACCGCGACCGGAAGGGCGCTGTTCGATCGCCTCCGCGACCGGTACCGGGGCGCTCGCGACGGGGCGTGA